The Phoenix dactylifera cultivar Barhee BC4 chromosome 17, palm_55x_up_171113_PBpolish2nd_filt_p, whole genome shotgun sequence genome contains a region encoding:
- the LOC103712428 gene encoding pentatricopeptide repeat-containing protein At4g16835, mitochondrial, whose protein sequence is MEIGSLLARELQPFMLLSIVITRKQILPLGIITNKYFPLSTTAVEPSPHNHQPKTQSIQSSNKEIATYIRNGDLDSALRVFNSLPLKTTISWNSLLAGYSRKPGKLKEALQLFAQIPQPDVVSYNTLLSCHLLNADLHGARLLFQTVPFKDLVSWNTMVSGLSRHGAMDEARKLFSAMPQKNSVSWNAIVSGYVHASDMSMAEEFFNRAPDKHDVVLWTAMISGYMNCGKIDKALELFDRMPARNLVSWNAMVAGYVKNGRPEDGLKLFKTMVGSIEVRPNSSTLSSALLACSNLSSLELGKLIHQFVLKLPLGFDTTVGTSLVSMYCKCGVLDDACKIFYEMRRKDIVTWNAMVSGFAQHGHGVKAIALFDEMRSEGEKPNWITFVAVLYACNHTRLLDLGIQYFESMEKDYGIMPQIDHYSCMVDLFCRAGLLAKAVCFIHSMPIKPHPAMFGTLLGACRVHKNLEFAEFAAQKLVELEPWNAGAYIQLANIYASMNRWGDVSRVRRLMKESEVIKTPGYSWIEVRGVVHEFRSGDRVHLQLNLIHEKLSELEKKMKKVGYVPDLQFALHDVGEEQKEMMLMRHSEKLAIAFGLISTSSGTKLRVFKNLRVCGDCHNAAKFISMIEVRDIILRDTTRFHHFSNGSCSCGDYW, encoded by the coding sequence ATGGAAATTGGCTCTCTATTGGCTCGGGAACTGCAACCATTTATGCTCCTTTCCATCGTAATCACCAGAAAGCAAATCCTCCCTCTCGGAATAATAACCAACAAATACTTCCCCCTCTCCACAACCGCTGTAGAGCCAAGCCCCCACAACCACCAGCCCAAAACCCAATCCATCCAGTCCTCCAACAAAGAAATTGCCACCTACATCCGTAATGGAGACTTGGACTCCGCCCTCAGAGTCTTCAATTCCCTGCCCCTCAAAACCACCATCTCTTGGAACTCCCTCCTCGCTGGGTACTCCAGGAAGCCCGGAAAACTGAAAGAAGCCCTCCAACTGTTCGCTCAAATTCCCCAACCGGATGTCGTCTCCTACAACACCCTCCTCTCCTGCCACCTCCTCAATGCCGACCTTCACGGCGCCCGCCTCCTCTTTCAGACCGTGCCTTTCAAGGACCTCGTCTCCTGGAATACCATGGTCTCTGGGCTGTCCCGGCATGGCGCCATGGACGAGGCTCGAAAGCTCTTCTCGGCAATGCCTCAGAAGAATTCGGTTTCTTGGAATGCTATTGTCTCTGGATATGTGCATGCCAGCGACATGAGCATGGCTGAGGAGTTCTTCAATCGAGCACCGGATAAACATGATGTTGTGCTCTGGACAGCGATGATATCTGGGTACATGAATTGCGGTAAGATTGACAAGGCTCTGGAGTTGTTTGACAGAATGCCTGCAAGGAATTTGGTGTCTTGGAATGCTATGGTTGCGGGGTATGTTAAGAATGGTCGGCCCGAGGATGGGCTAAAGCTTTTCAAGACAATGGTTGGGAGCATTGAGGTGAGGCCAAATTCATCGACCCTGAGCAGTGCTCTGCTCGCCTGTAGCAATCTTTCGTCTCTGGAATTGGGAAAGCTGATCCACCAATTTGTTTTAAAGCTGCCGCTtggttttgatacaacagtcggTACTTCGCTAGTGAGCATGTATTGCAAGTGCGGGGTTTTGGATGACGCCTGCAAGATTTTTTATGAAATGCGTAGAAAGGATATCGTCACATGGAATGCAATGGTCTCTGGGTTTGCACAGCATGGACATGGGGTGAAAGCAATAGCATTGTTTGATGAGATGAGGAGTGAGGGAGAAAAGCCCAATTGGATCACCTTTGTCGCGGTCTTATATGCTTGCAACCATACCAGATTGCTTGATCTTGGCATCCAGTACTTTGAATCAATGGAGAAGGATTATGGTATCATGCCCCAAATAGATCATTACTCTTGCATGGTTGATCTTTTCTGCCGAGCTGGTTTACTGGCAAAAGCAGTATGCTTCATCCACTCAATGCCCATTAAGCCACATCCAGCCATGTTCGGGACCTTGTTGGGGGCTTGCAGGGTCCACAAGAACTTGGAGTTTGCTGAGTTCGCAGCTCAAAAACTAGTTGAACTAGAGCCATGGAATGCAGGGGCTTACATCCAATTGGCTAACATATACGCATCCATGAACAGATGGGGCGATGTCTCGAGGGTGAGGCGGTTGATGAAGGAGAGTGAGGTGATAAAAACACCAGGATATAGTTGGATCGAGGTGAGGGGTGTCGTTCATGAGTTCAGGTCAGGTGACAGAGTTCACTTGCAATTGAACTTGATCCATGAAAAATTGTCTGAGttggagaagaagatgaagaaagtgGGTTATGTGCCAGATCTTCAGTTTGCATTGCACGATGTGGGCGAGGAGCAGAAGGAGATGATGCTGATGCGGCATAGTGAGAAGCTTGCTATTGCTTTTGGGTTGATTAGCACATCTTCAGGGACTAAGCTGCGGGTATTCAAAAACCTTCGGGTATGTGGAGATTGTCACAATGCTGCCAAGTTTATTTCCATGATTGAAGTACGGGATATCATTCTCAGGGATACTACTAGGTTTCATCATTTCAGCAATGGCAGTTGCTCTTGTGGGGATTACTGGTGA
- the LOC103712476 gene encoding GTP-binding protein YPTM2-like, which translates to MNPEYDYLFKLLLIGDSGVGKSCLLLRFADDSYLESYISTIGVDFKIRTVEQDGKTIKLQIWDTAGQERFRTITSSYYRGAHGIIVVYDVTDQESFNNVKQWLNEIDRYASENVNKLLVGNKCDLTANKVVSYETAKAFADEIGIPFMEASAKNATNVEEAFMAMAAAIKNRMASQPAMNNARPPTVQIRGQPVNQKSTCCSS; encoded by the exons ATGAATCCGGAGTA CGATTATTTGTTCAAGCTTCTGCTTATTGGTGACTCTGGTGTTGGCAAATCATGTCTTCTTCTGAGGTTTGCG GATGATTCGTATTTGGAGAGTTATATCAGCACAATAGGAGTTGATTTT aaaatacgCACTGTGGAGCAGGATGGGAAAACCATTAAACTTCAGATA TGGGACACTGCTGGGCAAGAACGCTTCAGGACAATTACTAGCAGCTACTACCGAGGAGCTCATGGAATTATT GTGGTATATGATGTGACAGACCAGGAGAGCTTCAATAATGTTAAGCAGTGGTTGAATGAGATTGACCGTTACGCAAGTGAAAATGTCAACAAGCTTCTGGTTGGAAACAAGTGTGATCTTACTGCAAACAAAGTTGTGTCATATGAGACAGCCAAA GCATTTGCCGATGAAATTGGTATCCCTTTCATGGAGGCTAGTGCCAAAAATGCAACTAATGTAGAGGAGGCTTTCATGGCCATGGCTGCTGCAATTAAGAATAG GATGGCGAGCCAACCAGCTATGAACAATGCTAGGCCTCCGACGGTGCAGATTCGTGGACAACCTGTCAACCAGAAGAGTACTTGCTGCTCTTCCTAG